The following coding sequences are from one Kallotenue papyrolyticum window:
- a CDS encoding UDP-N-acetylmuramoyl-tripeptide--D-alanyl-D-alanine ligase, protein MIAWIDIIASLDDGSVGAALPTLCDRPGFSNVVIDSRLAQRGDLFVALPGEHTDGHHFVGDALQRGARGAIVRRDWAATHLRDLPQEVAIVADRDSLALVHPDQPVVFAVGDPLTTLQRLSARHRQRMPARVIGITGSVGKTSTKEVTAALLRQRLTTLASGKSYNNEIGVPLTLLQLDARYQAAVIEMGTYGPGDIALLCRLAQPHYGIVTNVGVSHLDRMKTQEVIAQAKGELVEALPSDGAAILNLDDPRVRGMAARTQARVFFYGLDPAADLWADAIENRGLQGIAFTVHYRGEQRRLSTSLLGRHAVYIALPAIATALLFGLDWEAIAAGLHDAGITPRIKVVRGHNGATLLDDTYNAAPASCKAALEVLASVPGRRTAVFGAMAELGPVEESGHREVGAAAAGLVDRLVVIGPKARWIGEAALEAAHPPEVLFVQSNAEAAAALRPQLGPEDVVLVKGARVARTEEVVAALRADEGTE, encoded by the coding sequence GTGATTGCATGGATCGACATCATCGCCAGTCTGGATGATGGGAGCGTCGGCGCGGCGCTCCCCACGCTGTGTGATCGACCGGGGTTCAGCAACGTGGTCATCGACTCGCGCCTGGCACAGCGTGGCGATCTGTTTGTGGCGCTGCCGGGCGAGCACACCGATGGCCACCACTTCGTGGGCGATGCGCTGCAGCGCGGCGCGCGGGGGGCGATCGTCCGCCGCGACTGGGCCGCCACGCATCTGCGCGATCTGCCGCAGGAGGTTGCCATCGTCGCCGACCGTGATTCGCTGGCGCTGGTTCATCCGGATCAGCCGGTGGTCTTCGCCGTCGGCGATCCGCTGACCACGCTGCAACGCCTCAGCGCCCGCCATCGCCAGCGTATGCCGGCGCGCGTGATCGGCATCACCGGCAGCGTGGGCAAGACCAGCACCAAGGAGGTCACCGCCGCGCTGCTGCGGCAGCGTCTGACGACCCTGGCCAGCGGCAAATCGTACAACAACGAGATCGGCGTGCCGCTGACGCTGCTCCAGCTTGATGCGCGGTATCAGGCCGCGGTGATCGAGATGGGCACCTACGGTCCCGGCGATATCGCGCTGCTCTGCCGCCTGGCGCAGCCGCACTACGGCATCGTCACCAATGTGGGCGTATCGCACCTGGATCGCATGAAGACGCAGGAGGTGATTGCGCAGGCCAAGGGTGAGCTGGTCGAGGCCCTGCCGTCCGACGGCGCAGCGATCCTCAACCTCGACGATCCGCGCGTGCGGGGCATGGCAGCGCGCACGCAGGCGCGCGTCTTCTTCTACGGGCTGGATCCGGCAGCCGATCTGTGGGCCGATGCGATCGAGAACCGCGGCTTGCAGGGCATTGCCTTCACGGTGCACTACCGCGGCGAGCAGCGGCGGCTGAGCACCTCGCTGCTGGGGCGGCACGCGGTCTATATTGCCCTGCCGGCGATCGCCACGGCGCTGCTGTTTGGCCTGGACTGGGAGGCGATCGCCGCCGGCCTGCACGATGCCGGTATCACGCCGCGCATCAAGGTGGTGCGCGGACACAACGGGGCCACCCTGCTGGACGACACCTACAACGCCGCTCCCGCGTCGTGCAAGGCGGCGCTGGAGGTGCTTGCCAGCGTGCCGGGCCGGCGCACGGCGGTCTTCGGAGCCATGGCCGAACTGGGACCGGTCGAAGAATCCGGGCATCGCGAGGTCGGTGCCGCTGCGGCAGGGCTGGTCGATCGGCTGGTGGTGATCGGTCCCAAGGCACGCTGGATCGGCGAAGCGGCGTTGGAGGCAGCCCATCCGCCGGAGGTGCTGTTCGTGCAGAGCAACGCCGAAGCTGCCGCGGCGCTCCGCCCGCAGCTTGGGCCGGAGGATGTGGTGTTGGTCAAAGGCGCGCGGGTAGCCCGCACCGAGGAGGTGGTGGCCGCGCTGCGCGCAGATGAGGGAACCGAGTAA